One window of the Delphinus delphis chromosome 20, mDelDel1.2, whole genome shotgun sequence genome contains the following:
- the LOC132416308 gene encoding conserved oligomeric Golgi complex subunit 8 isoform X2, protein MAATATLPLSTTASATATATAAALGEVEDEGLLASLFRDRFPEAQWRERPDVGRYLRELSGSGLERLRREPDRLAEERAQLLQQTRDLAFANYKTFIRGAECTERIHRLFGDVEESLGRLLDRLPSFQQSCRNFVKEAEEISSNRRMNTLTLNRHTEILEILEIPQLMDTCVRNSYYEEALELAAYVRRLERKYSSIPVIQGIVNEVRQSMQLMLSQLIQQLRTNIQLPACLRVIGFLRQMDVFTEAELRVKFLQARDAWLRSILTAIPSDDPYFHITKTIEACRVHLFDIITQYRAIFSDEDPLLPPAIGEHTVNESAIFHGWVLQKVSQFLQVLETDLNRGIGSRLDSLLGQCMYFGLSFSRVGADFRGQLAPVFQRVAISTFQKAIQETVEKFQDEMNSYTLISTPAILSSSNLPAAVPVTQPGTLQPPMVLLDFPPLACFLNNILVAFNDLRLCCPMALAQDVTVALEDALAKVTKVILAFHRAEEAAFSSGEQELFVQFCTVFLEDLVPYLNRCLQVLFPPAQMAQTLGIPPTQLSKYGNLGHVNVSVVQEPLAFILPKREMAFCLDDKELVPEVTAPAPEPPDEGPRMDPGGEQVVWQASGWAARIIQHEMDHLQGCLFIDKMDSKTFTNIHWMEVND, encoded by the exons ATGGCGGCGACAGCGACTCTCCCGCTCTCGACTACGGCCTCGGCCACAGCGACGGCCACCGCGGCTGCTCTCGGGGAGGTGGAGGATGAAGGGCTCCTGGCGTCGCTGTTCCGGGACCGCTTCCCGGAGGCCCAGTGGCGGGAGCGGCCCGACGTGGGCCGCTACCTCAGGGAGTTGAGCGGCTCGGGGCTGGAACGGCTGCGGCGCGAGCCCGACCGCCTGGCCGAGGAGCGAGCGCAGCTGCTGCAGCAGACGCGCGACTTGGCCTTCGCCAACTACAAGACCTTCATCCGCGGCGCCGAGTGCACCGAGCGCATCCACCGCCTCTTTGGCGACGTGGAGGAGTCGCTTGGCCGCCTGCTCGACCGCTTGCCCAGCTTCCAacagagctgcag GAATTTTGTGAAAGAGGCTGAGGAGATCAGCTCCAATCGCCGAATGAACACCCTGACTCTAAACCGGCACACGGAAATCCTGGAAATCCTGGAGATCCCTCAGCTCATGGACACCTGTGTCCGGAACAGCTATTATGAAGAGGCCCTGGAGCTTGCAGCCTATGTACGCCGACTGGAAAGGAAATACTCCTCCATCCCCGTCATCCAG GGCATTGTGAACGAAGTGCGCCAGTCCATGCAGCTGATGCTGAGCCAGCTGATCCAACAACTGAGGACGAACATCCAGCTCCCTGCCTGCCTCCGTGTCATTGGCTTCTTACGGCAAATGGATGTCTTCACCGAGGCTGAGTTGAGGGTCAAGTTTCTTCAGGCCCGAGATGCTTGGCTCCGATCTATCCTGACTGCCATCCCCAGTGATGATCCCTATTTCCACATCACGAAAACCATCGAGGCCTGCCGTGTCCATCTGTTCGATATTATCACCCAGTACCGTGCCATCTTCTCAGACGAGGACCCGTTGCTGCCCCCTGCCATAGGCGAGCACACCGTGAATGAGAGTGCCATCTTCCATGGCTGGGTGCTGCAGAAAGTCTCACAATTCCTGCAGGTGCTGGAGACTGACCTTAACCGAGGGATAGGCAGCCGTCTGGACTCTCTGCTAGGCCAGTGCATGTACTTTGGACTGTCTTTTAGCCGGGTAGGGGCTGATTTCCGGGGTCAGTTAGCTCCTGTTTTCCAGCGAGTGGCTATCAGCACTTTCCAGAAAGCAATTCAGGAAACGGTCGAGAAGTTCCAGGATGAAATGAACTCCTACACCCTCATCTCAACTCCAGCCATCCTGAGCAGCAGTAACCTGCCTGCTGCTGTTCCAGTCACTCAGCCGGGGACCCTGCAGCCGCCCATGGTGCTCTTAGACTTCCCACCCCTTGCCTGCTTCCTCAACAATATTCTGGTCGCCTTCAATGATCTGCGCCTCTGCTGCCCCATGGCCCTGGCGCAGGATGTGACTGTGGCCCTGGAAGACGCCCTTGCCAAG GTAACAAAAGTAATCTTGGCCTTCCATCGTGCCGAAGAGGCTGCCTTCAGCAGTGGGGAGCAAGAGCTCTTCGTCCAGTTCTGCACTGTCTTCCTGGAAGACCTCGTTCCTTATTTAAATCGCTGTCTCCAAGTCCTTTTTCCTCCAGCTCAGATGGCACAGACCTTAg GCATTCCACCCACTCAGCTCTCCAAGTACGGAAACCTGGGGCATGTGAACGTCAGCGTCGTCCAGGAGCCTCTGGCCTTTATCCTGCCGAAGAGAGAGATGGCCTTCTGTCTAGACGACAAGGAGCTAGTCCCCGAGGTCACAGCTCCAGCGCCAGAACCCCCAGACGAGGGGCCA A GGATGGACCCCGGAGGAGAACAGGTGGTGTGGCAGGCCAGTGGGTGGGCAGCCCGCATTATCCAGCATGAGATGGACCACTTGCAGGGCTGCCTGTTCATTGACAAAATGGACAGCAAGACATTTACAAACATCCATTGGATGGAGGTGAATGACTAA
- the NIP7 gene encoding 60S ribosome subunit biogenesis protein NIP7 homolog isoform X1 produces the protein MRPLTEEETRVMFEKIAKYIGENLQLLVDRPDGTYCFRLHNDRVYYVSEKILKLAANISGDKLVSLGTCFGKFTKTHKFRLHITALDYLAPYAKYKVWIKPGAEQSFLYGNHVLKSGLGRITENTSQYQGVVVYSMADIPLGTQVRSLVREDPTCRGATYARAPQLLSLRFRACEPQLLSPRATTTEAHMPRACALQREATAMRSPLTTTKSSPARRN, from the exons ATGCGGCCTCTGACTGAAGAGGAGACGCGAGTAATGTTTGAGAAGATAGCAAAATA CATCGGGGAGAATCTGCAGCTGCTGGTCGACAGGCCCGACGGCACCTACTGTTTCAGGCTGCACAACGACCGGGTGTACTACGTGAG TGAGAAGATTTTGAAGTTGGCCGCCAACATCTCCGGTGACAAGCTGGTGTCGCTGGGGACGTGCTTCGGAAAATTCACGAAGACCCACAAGTTTCGGTTGCACATCACGGCTCTGGATTACCTAGCACCGTATGCCAAG TATAAAGTGTGGATAAAACCTGGAGCAGAGCAATCCTTCCTGTATGGGAACCATGTGCTGAAATCTGGACTTGGTCGAATCACTGAAAATACTTCTCAGTACCAGGGAGTTGTGGTGTACTCCATGGCAGACATCCCTTTG gggacacaggttcgatccctggtccgggaagatcccacatgccgtggagctacctatgcccgtgcgccacaactactgagcctgcgctttagagcctgtgagccacaactactgagccctcgtgccacaactactgaagcccacatgcctagagcctgtgctctgcaacgagaagccacagcaatgagaagcccgctcaccacaacgaagagtagccccgctcgccgcaactag
- the LOC132416308 gene encoding conserved oligomeric Golgi complex subunit 8 isoform X1, whose protein sequence is MRNHRDRKYAPAAFDSTESAPSLSGRGSDAAAEKMAATATLPLSTTASATATATAAALGEVEDEGLLASLFRDRFPEAQWRERPDVGRYLRELSGSGLERLRREPDRLAEERAQLLQQTRDLAFANYKTFIRGAECTERIHRLFGDVEESLGRLLDRLPSFQQSCRNFVKEAEEISSNRRMNTLTLNRHTEILEILEIPQLMDTCVRNSYYEEALELAAYVRRLERKYSSIPVIQGIVNEVRQSMQLMLSQLIQQLRTNIQLPACLRVIGFLRQMDVFTEAELRVKFLQARDAWLRSILTAIPSDDPYFHITKTIEACRVHLFDIITQYRAIFSDEDPLLPPAIGEHTVNESAIFHGWVLQKVSQFLQVLETDLNRGIGSRLDSLLGQCMYFGLSFSRVGADFRGQLAPVFQRVAISTFQKAIQETVEKFQDEMNSYTLISTPAILSSSNLPAAVPVTQPGTLQPPMVLLDFPPLACFLNNILVAFNDLRLCCPMALAQDVTVALEDALAKVTKVILAFHRAEEAAFSSGEQELFVQFCTVFLEDLVPYLNRCLQVLFPPAQMAQTLGIPPTQLSKYGNLGHVNVSVVQEPLAFILPKREMAFCLDDKELVPEVTAPAPEPPDEGPVLEPVTPAFPDGGQQEVGSVGPPQAADEPSAGT, encoded by the exons ATGAGAAACCATAGAGACCGGAAGTACGCCCCGGCTGCTTTCGATTCTACGGAGTCAGCGCCCTCGCTGAGCGGGAGGGGAAGTGACGCTGCTGCTGAGAAGATGGCGGCGACAGCGACTCTCCCGCTCTCGACTACGGCCTCGGCCACAGCGACGGCCACCGCGGCTGCTCTCGGGGAGGTGGAGGATGAAGGGCTCCTGGCGTCGCTGTTCCGGGACCGCTTCCCGGAGGCCCAGTGGCGGGAGCGGCCCGACGTGGGCCGCTACCTCAGGGAGTTGAGCGGCTCGGGGCTGGAACGGCTGCGGCGCGAGCCCGACCGCCTGGCCGAGGAGCGAGCGCAGCTGCTGCAGCAGACGCGCGACTTGGCCTTCGCCAACTACAAGACCTTCATCCGCGGCGCCGAGTGCACCGAGCGCATCCACCGCCTCTTTGGCGACGTGGAGGAGTCGCTTGGCCGCCTGCTCGACCGCTTGCCCAGCTTCCAacagagctgcag GAATTTTGTGAAAGAGGCTGAGGAGATCAGCTCCAATCGCCGAATGAACACCCTGACTCTAAACCGGCACACGGAAATCCTGGAAATCCTGGAGATCCCTCAGCTCATGGACACCTGTGTCCGGAACAGCTATTATGAAGAGGCCCTGGAGCTTGCAGCCTATGTACGCCGACTGGAAAGGAAATACTCCTCCATCCCCGTCATCCAG GGCATTGTGAACGAAGTGCGCCAGTCCATGCAGCTGATGCTGAGCCAGCTGATCCAACAACTGAGGACGAACATCCAGCTCCCTGCCTGCCTCCGTGTCATTGGCTTCTTACGGCAAATGGATGTCTTCACCGAGGCTGAGTTGAGGGTCAAGTTTCTTCAGGCCCGAGATGCTTGGCTCCGATCTATCCTGACTGCCATCCCCAGTGATGATCCCTATTTCCACATCACGAAAACCATCGAGGCCTGCCGTGTCCATCTGTTCGATATTATCACCCAGTACCGTGCCATCTTCTCAGACGAGGACCCGTTGCTGCCCCCTGCCATAGGCGAGCACACCGTGAATGAGAGTGCCATCTTCCATGGCTGGGTGCTGCAGAAAGTCTCACAATTCCTGCAGGTGCTGGAGACTGACCTTAACCGAGGGATAGGCAGCCGTCTGGACTCTCTGCTAGGCCAGTGCATGTACTTTGGACTGTCTTTTAGCCGGGTAGGGGCTGATTTCCGGGGTCAGTTAGCTCCTGTTTTCCAGCGAGTGGCTATCAGCACTTTCCAGAAAGCAATTCAGGAAACGGTCGAGAAGTTCCAGGATGAAATGAACTCCTACACCCTCATCTCAACTCCAGCCATCCTGAGCAGCAGTAACCTGCCTGCTGCTGTTCCAGTCACTCAGCCGGGGACCCTGCAGCCGCCCATGGTGCTCTTAGACTTCCCACCCCTTGCCTGCTTCCTCAACAATATTCTGGTCGCCTTCAATGATCTGCGCCTCTGCTGCCCCATGGCCCTGGCGCAGGATGTGACTGTGGCCCTGGAAGACGCCCTTGCCAAG GTAACAAAAGTAATCTTGGCCTTCCATCGTGCCGAAGAGGCTGCCTTCAGCAGTGGGGAGCAAGAGCTCTTCGTCCAGTTCTGCACTGTCTTCCTGGAAGACCTCGTTCCTTATTTAAATCGCTGTCTCCAAGTCCTTTTTCCTCCAGCTCAGATGGCACAGACCTTAg GCATTCCACCCACTCAGCTCTCCAAGTACGGAAACCTGGGGCATGTGAACGTCAGCGTCGTCCAGGAGCCTCTGGCCTTTATCCTGCCGAAGAGAGAGATGGCCTTCTGTCTAGACGACAAGGAGCTAGTCCCCGAGGTCACAGCTCCAGCGCCAGAACCCCCAGACGAGGGGCCAGTCCTCGAACCTGTCACCCCGGCTTTCCCTGACGGGGGGCAACAGGAGGTGGGATCCGTGGGACCGCCGCAGGCAGCCGACGAGCCTAGTGCAGGCACTTGA
- the NIP7 gene encoding 60S ribosome subunit biogenesis protein NIP7 homolog isoform X2, producing the protein MRPLTEEETRVMFEKIAKYIGENLQLLVDRPDGTYCFRLHNDRVYYVSEKILKLAANISGDKLVSLGTCFGKFTKTHKFRLHITALDYLAPYAKYKVWIKPGAEQSFLYGNHVLKSGLGRITENTSQYQGVVVYSMADIPLGFGVAAKSTQDCRKVDPMAIVVFHQADIGEYVRHEETLT; encoded by the exons ATGCGGCCTCTGACTGAAGAGGAGACGCGAGTAATGTTTGAGAAGATAGCAAAATA CATCGGGGAGAATCTGCAGCTGCTGGTCGACAGGCCCGACGGCACCTACTGTTTCAGGCTGCACAACGACCGGGTGTACTACGTGAG TGAGAAGATTTTGAAGTTGGCCGCCAACATCTCCGGTGACAAGCTGGTGTCGCTGGGGACGTGCTTCGGAAAATTCACGAAGACCCACAAGTTTCGGTTGCACATCACGGCTCTGGATTACCTAGCACCGTATGCCAAG TATAAAGTGTGGATAAAACCTGGAGCAGAGCAATCCTTCCTGTATGGGAACCATGTGCTGAAATCTGGACTTGGTCGAATCACTGAAAATACTTCTCAGTACCAGGGAGTTGTGGTGTACTCCATGGCAGACATCCCTTTG GGTTTTGGGGTGGCAGCAAAGTCTACACAAGACTGCAGGAAAGTAGACCCCATGGCGATTGTGGTATTTCATCAAGCAGACATTGGGGAATATGTGCGGCATGAAGAGACATTGACTTAA
- the TMED6 gene encoding transmembrane emp24 domain-containing protein 6, with translation MCGPETGLCVTCRVNDYPSSCLNCLVPLGCCKQLEQSPESSMFPLLFGAGLVVLNLVSSARSQKTEPLSGSGDQPLFRGADRYDFAIVIPPGGTECFWQFAHQTGYFYFSYEVQRTLGMSHDRHVAATAHTPEGFLIDTTKNVRGQINFSTQETGFYQLCLKNQQNHFGSVQVYLNFGVFYEGPEMDHKEKNEGKQLNDTLDAIEKSTRKLQNNIFHMWRYYNFARMRKMADFFLLQSNYNYVNWWSTAQSLVIILSGILQLYFLKRLFNIPTTTDTKKPRC, from the exons ATGTGTGGCCCTGAGACTGGCCTATGTGTGACTTGCAGAGTTAATGATTATCCCAGCAGTTGTCTAAACTGCTTGGTTCCACTGGGCTGCTGCAAGCAGTTAGAGCAGTCTCCAGAGAGCAGCATGTTCCCCTTGCTCTTTGGTGCTGGACTGGTGGTTCTGAACCTAGTGAGCTCTGCAAGGAGCCAGAAGACAGAACCTCTTAGTGGCTCTGGGGACCAGCCCCTCTTCCGTGGTGCGGATCGATACGACTTTGCCATCGTGATCCCTCCAGGAGGCACAGAATGCTTTTGGCAATTTGCCCACCAGACTGGATACTTCTATTTCAGTTATGAG GTTCAGCGGACACTGGGAATGTCACATGACCGGCATGTTGCTGCCACTGCACATACCCCAGAGGGTTTCCTTATAGACACCACTAAGAATGTTCGGGGCCAGATTAACTTCTCCACCCAAGAGACAG GTTTTTATCAGCTTTGTCTAAAAAATCAGCAAAATCACTTTGGTTCTGTGCAAGTATACCTCAATTTTGGAGTCTTCTATGAGGGGCCTGAGATGgaccacaaagagaaaaatgaaggaaaacaactGAATGATACTTTGGATGCAATTGAG AAGAGTACACGAAAGCTGCAGAACAATATCTTTCACATGTGGCGATACTACAACTTTGCTCGCATGAGAAAAATGGCTGACTTTTTCCTACTCCAGTCAAACTATAACTATGTGAATTGGTGGTCGACAGCCCAGAGCCTTGTTATTATTCTTTCTGGGATCCTGCAGCTGTATTTCTTGAAGCGTCTCTTCAACATCCCAACGACCACAGACACAAAGAAGCCAAGATGCTAA
- the LOC132416308 gene encoding conserved oligomeric Golgi complex subunit 8 isoform X3 yields the protein MAATATLPLSTTASATATATAAALGEVEDEGLLASLFRDRFPEAQWRERPDVGRYLRELSGSGLERLRREPDRLAEERAQLLQQTRDLAFANYKTFIRGAECTERIHRLFGDVEESLGRLLDRLPSFQQSCRNFVKEAEEISSNRRMNTLTLNRHTEILEILEIPQLMDTCVRNSYYEEALELAAYVRRLERKYSSIPVIQGIVNEVRQSMQLMLSQLIQQLRTNIQLPACLRVIGFLRQMDVFTEAELRVKFLQARDAWLRSILTAIPSDDPYFHITKTIEACRVHLFDIITQYRAIFSDEDPLLPPAIGEHTVNESAIFHGWVLQKVSQFLQVLETDLNRGIGSRLDSLLGQCMYFGLSFSRVGADFRGQLAPVFQRVAISTFQKAIQETVEKFQDEMNSYTLISTPAILSSSNLPAAVPVTQPGTLQPPMVLLDFPPLACFLNNILVAFNDLRLCCPMALAQDVTVALEDALAKVTKVILAFHRAEEAAFSSGEQELFVQFCTVFLEDLVPYLNRCLQVLFPPAQMAQTLGKIFHFYSLPSGPGIPPTQLSKYGNLGHVNVSVVQEPLAFILPKREMAFCLDDKELVPEVTAPAPEPPDEGPVLEPVTPAFPDGGQQEVGSVGPPQAADEPSAGT from the exons ATGGCGGCGACAGCGACTCTCCCGCTCTCGACTACGGCCTCGGCCACAGCGACGGCCACCGCGGCTGCTCTCGGGGAGGTGGAGGATGAAGGGCTCCTGGCGTCGCTGTTCCGGGACCGCTTCCCGGAGGCCCAGTGGCGGGAGCGGCCCGACGTGGGCCGCTACCTCAGGGAGTTGAGCGGCTCGGGGCTGGAACGGCTGCGGCGCGAGCCCGACCGCCTGGCCGAGGAGCGAGCGCAGCTGCTGCAGCAGACGCGCGACTTGGCCTTCGCCAACTACAAGACCTTCATCCGCGGCGCCGAGTGCACCGAGCGCATCCACCGCCTCTTTGGCGACGTGGAGGAGTCGCTTGGCCGCCTGCTCGACCGCTTGCCCAGCTTCCAacagagctgcag GAATTTTGTGAAAGAGGCTGAGGAGATCAGCTCCAATCGCCGAATGAACACCCTGACTCTAAACCGGCACACGGAAATCCTGGAAATCCTGGAGATCCCTCAGCTCATGGACACCTGTGTCCGGAACAGCTATTATGAAGAGGCCCTGGAGCTTGCAGCCTATGTACGCCGACTGGAAAGGAAATACTCCTCCATCCCCGTCATCCAG GGCATTGTGAACGAAGTGCGCCAGTCCATGCAGCTGATGCTGAGCCAGCTGATCCAACAACTGAGGACGAACATCCAGCTCCCTGCCTGCCTCCGTGTCATTGGCTTCTTACGGCAAATGGATGTCTTCACCGAGGCTGAGTTGAGGGTCAAGTTTCTTCAGGCCCGAGATGCTTGGCTCCGATCTATCCTGACTGCCATCCCCAGTGATGATCCCTATTTCCACATCACGAAAACCATCGAGGCCTGCCGTGTCCATCTGTTCGATATTATCACCCAGTACCGTGCCATCTTCTCAGACGAGGACCCGTTGCTGCCCCCTGCCATAGGCGAGCACACCGTGAATGAGAGTGCCATCTTCCATGGCTGGGTGCTGCAGAAAGTCTCACAATTCCTGCAGGTGCTGGAGACTGACCTTAACCGAGGGATAGGCAGCCGTCTGGACTCTCTGCTAGGCCAGTGCATGTACTTTGGACTGTCTTTTAGCCGGGTAGGGGCTGATTTCCGGGGTCAGTTAGCTCCTGTTTTCCAGCGAGTGGCTATCAGCACTTTCCAGAAAGCAATTCAGGAAACGGTCGAGAAGTTCCAGGATGAAATGAACTCCTACACCCTCATCTCAACTCCAGCCATCCTGAGCAGCAGTAACCTGCCTGCTGCTGTTCCAGTCACTCAGCCGGGGACCCTGCAGCCGCCCATGGTGCTCTTAGACTTCCCACCCCTTGCCTGCTTCCTCAACAATATTCTGGTCGCCTTCAATGATCTGCGCCTCTGCTGCCCCATGGCCCTGGCGCAGGATGTGACTGTGGCCCTGGAAGACGCCCTTGCCAAG GTAACAAAAGTAATCTTGGCCTTCCATCGTGCCGAAGAGGCTGCCTTCAGCAGTGGGGAGCAAGAGCTCTTCGTCCAGTTCTGCACTGTCTTCCTGGAAGACCTCGTTCCTTATTTAAATCGCTGTCTCCAAGTCCTTTTTCCTCCAGCTCAGATGGCACAGACCTTAggtaaaa TTTTCCACTTCTATTCTTTACCATCTGGGCCAGGCATTCCACCCACTCAGCTCTCCAAGTACGGAAACCTGGGGCATGTGAACGTCAGCGTCGTCCAGGAGCCTCTGGCCTTTATCCTGCCGAAGAGAGAGATGGCCTTCTGTCTAGACGACAAGGAGCTAGTCCCCGAGGTCACAGCTCCAGCGCCAGAACCCCCAGACGAGGGGCCAGTCCTCGAACCTGTCACCCCGGCTTTCCCTGACGGGGGGCAACAGGAGGTGGGATCCGTGGGACCGCCGCAGGCAGCCGACGAGCCTAGTGCAGGCACTTGA
- the LOC132416308 gene encoding conserved oligomeric Golgi complex subunit 8 isoform X4 has protein sequence MAATATLPLSTTASATATATAAALGEVEDEGLLASLFRDRFPEAQWRERPDVGRYLRELSGSGLERLRREPDRLAEERAQLLQQTRDLAFANYKTFIRGAECTERIHRLFGDVEESLGRLLDRLPSFQQSCRNFVKEAEEISSNRRMNTLTLNRHTEILEILEIPQLMDTCVRNSYYEEALELAAYVRRLERKYSSIPVIQGIVNEVRQSMQLMLSQLIQQLRTNIQLPACLRVIGFLRQMDVFTEAELRVKFLQARDAWLRSILTAIPSDDPYFHITKTIEACRVHLFDIITQYRAIFSDEDPLLPPAIGEHTVNESAIFHGWVLQKVSQFLQVLETDLNRGIGSRLDSLLGQCMYFGLSFSRVGADFRGQLAPVFQRVAISTFQKAIQETVEKFQDEMNSYTLISTPAILSSSNLPAAVPVTQPGTLQPPMVLLDFPPLACFLNNILVAFNDLRLCCPMALAQDVTVALEDALAKGWTPEENRWCGRPVGGQPALSSMRWTTCRAACSLTKWTARHLQTSIGWR, from the exons ATGGCGGCGACAGCGACTCTCCCGCTCTCGACTACGGCCTCGGCCACAGCGACGGCCACCGCGGCTGCTCTCGGGGAGGTGGAGGATGAAGGGCTCCTGGCGTCGCTGTTCCGGGACCGCTTCCCGGAGGCCCAGTGGCGGGAGCGGCCCGACGTGGGCCGCTACCTCAGGGAGTTGAGCGGCTCGGGGCTGGAACGGCTGCGGCGCGAGCCCGACCGCCTGGCCGAGGAGCGAGCGCAGCTGCTGCAGCAGACGCGCGACTTGGCCTTCGCCAACTACAAGACCTTCATCCGCGGCGCCGAGTGCACCGAGCGCATCCACCGCCTCTTTGGCGACGTGGAGGAGTCGCTTGGCCGCCTGCTCGACCGCTTGCCCAGCTTCCAacagagctgcag GAATTTTGTGAAAGAGGCTGAGGAGATCAGCTCCAATCGCCGAATGAACACCCTGACTCTAAACCGGCACACGGAAATCCTGGAAATCCTGGAGATCCCTCAGCTCATGGACACCTGTGTCCGGAACAGCTATTATGAAGAGGCCCTGGAGCTTGCAGCCTATGTACGCCGACTGGAAAGGAAATACTCCTCCATCCCCGTCATCCAG GGCATTGTGAACGAAGTGCGCCAGTCCATGCAGCTGATGCTGAGCCAGCTGATCCAACAACTGAGGACGAACATCCAGCTCCCTGCCTGCCTCCGTGTCATTGGCTTCTTACGGCAAATGGATGTCTTCACCGAGGCTGAGTTGAGGGTCAAGTTTCTTCAGGCCCGAGATGCTTGGCTCCGATCTATCCTGACTGCCATCCCCAGTGATGATCCCTATTTCCACATCACGAAAACCATCGAGGCCTGCCGTGTCCATCTGTTCGATATTATCACCCAGTACCGTGCCATCTTCTCAGACGAGGACCCGTTGCTGCCCCCTGCCATAGGCGAGCACACCGTGAATGAGAGTGCCATCTTCCATGGCTGGGTGCTGCAGAAAGTCTCACAATTCCTGCAGGTGCTGGAGACTGACCTTAACCGAGGGATAGGCAGCCGTCTGGACTCTCTGCTAGGCCAGTGCATGTACTTTGGACTGTCTTTTAGCCGGGTAGGGGCTGATTTCCGGGGTCAGTTAGCTCCTGTTTTCCAGCGAGTGGCTATCAGCACTTTCCAGAAAGCAATTCAGGAAACGGTCGAGAAGTTCCAGGATGAAATGAACTCCTACACCCTCATCTCAACTCCAGCCATCCTGAGCAGCAGTAACCTGCCTGCTGCTGTTCCAGTCACTCAGCCGGGGACCCTGCAGCCGCCCATGGTGCTCTTAGACTTCCCACCCCTTGCCTGCTTCCTCAACAATATTCTGGTCGCCTTCAATGATCTGCGCCTCTGCTGCCCCATGGCCCTGGCGCAGGATGTGACTGTGGCCCTGGAAGACGCCCTTGCCAAG GGATGGACCCCGGAGGAGAACAGGTGGTGTGGCAGGCCAGTGGGTGGGCAGCCCGCATTATCCAGCATGAGATGGACCACTTGCAGGGCTGCCTGTTCATTGACAAAATGGACAGCAAGACATTTACAAACATCCATTGGATGGAGGTGA